The following coding sequences are from one Diospyros lotus cultivar Yz01 chromosome 7, ASM1463336v1, whole genome shotgun sequence window:
- the LOC127805761 gene encoding uncharacterized protein LOC127805761 isoform X1, protein MIFLLVCISNSCFYLSSFGCFHCQTDDQLQKVELFWGMSESEIRDLKEALCAQQQLLQKLYNELEMEREASASAASEALSMILRLQGEKAVLKMESNQYKRLAEEKMCHAEEALEIFQDLIYQREMEVASLDYQVEAYRYKLLSLGCDDIGVFETKFPENLLLRNENLAVDTSTQRIERRRSMPPIQLKFSYQKKGALEKELTPSPDASSKIMEENMKYELDPQSSVEKKLDNSAVPDINTYWEQIRKLDERVREIKGVKPRSPSLVSEINTDLFFDPAKGPPSTKSTQIKHAETLLENEATADPSASANVYDVFEVPQAPENDKGSGGQMKQKSKLALEGNERPGRPGSFPQEAVKSYLKDETLRVRKIFSSPDKNTLGGPSEGAAVDCHLALAHPGIGIAKSHPKFQQLKRSEIMEVESGAARQGTSNSEELKLLKEIQHQLNSIESEIRSWKTKKSPPSNELPLVSLTEAMLHFWL, encoded by the exons ATGATATTTCTTCTTGTGTGTATCAGTAACTCTTGTTTCTATCTTTCCAGCTTTGGTTGCTTCCACTGCCAAACCGATGACCAATTGCAGAAAGTAGAACTATTTTGGGGAATGTCGGAAAGTGAGATCAGGGATCTAAAAGAAGCACTTTGCGCGCAGCAGCAACTTCTGCAAAAGCTATACAATGAGTTGGAAATGGAAAGAGAAGCCTCGGCTTCAGCAGCTAGTGAAGCTCTGTCAATGATATTACGATTGCAGGGAGAAAAGGCTGTATTGAAGATGGAATCGAATCAATACAAGAGATTGGCAGAAGAAAAGATGTGTCATGCAGAGGAAGCTCTAGAAATTTTTCAAGATCTCATCTACCAGAGGGAAATGGAGGTTGCTTCCTTGGATTACCAAGTTGAGGCTTACCGGTACAAACTACTAAGCTTGGGCTGTGATGATATAGGTgtttttgaaacaaaatttccTGAGAATTTGCTGCTAAGAAATGAAAACTTAGCTGTAGATACGAGTACTCAACGGATAGAGAGAAGGCGTTCTATGCCGCCTATTCAATTAAAATTCTCGTATCAAAAGAAGGGTGCTCTAGAAAAAGAACTCACTCCAAGCCCAGATGCGTCTTCGAAGATAATGGAGGAAAATATGAAGTATGAACTTGACCCTCAGAGTTCTGTCGAGAAAAAGTTGGACAATTCTGCCGTTCCAGACATTAATACGTATTGGGAACAGATCAGAAAGTTAGATGAACGGGTGAGGGAGATTAAAGGAGTTAAGCCTAGGTCTCCCTCATTAGTTTCAGAGATCAACACAGACTTGTTCTTCGATCCAGCAAAAGGTCCCCCAAGTACTAAATCTACTCAAATTAAACATGCTGAAACCTTGCTAGAAAATGAAGCAACTGCTGATCCGTCTGCTTCTGCAAATGTGTATGATGTATTTGAAGTCCCACAAGCTCCTGAAAATGACAAGGGCTCTGGAGGACAAATGAAGCAAAAGAGCAAATTGGCCTTGGAAGGTAATGAAAGGCCTGGAAGGCCAGGTTCTTTTCCTCAGGAGGCTGTTAAATCATATTTGAAAGATGAAACTCTACGCGTGAGGAAAATTTTTTCTTCCCCCGACAAGAACACATTGGGTGGACCAAGTGAAGGGGCTGCTGTTGATTGCCATTTGGCTCTTGCTCATCCAGGAATTGGAATTGCCAAATCTCACCCCAAGTTTCAACAGCTTAAGAGGTCAGAGATAATGGAGGTTGAGAGTGGTGCTGCCAGACAAGGAACTTCTAACAGTGAAGAACTGAAATTGTTGAAGGAGATACAGCATCAACTCAATTCGATAGAGTCTGAGATAAGGAGTTGGAAAACTAAGAAGTCCCCTCCATCGAATGAGTTGCCCCTAGTTTCTCTCACCGAG GCAATGCTACATTTTTGGCTATGA
- the LOC127806996 gene encoding uncharacterized protein LOC127806996, translated as MAATSKLVPVHLSLPNPNPKLPFSIPKPPSFSAPKRLSVRCAKRSQRTGKLKYPSEKKKLLNSRRQTQLDEAEKFQGLWRLSNLGVSVHRDPGKDFLGVSEALLEEIAKVLEFPVASMLPPEAFSIVRKSFDSRKLLKEPKFVYIVDMDVSKLLDLEPRTADFISRLEPKVGLIEHMPHERLSGDIINIVRDYRRMNNGAFSREAGHVQLSESYKYPATKKPKVAVVGSGPSGLFASLVLAELGADVTLIERGQAVERRGRDIGALVVRRVLQLESNFCFGEGGAGTWSDGKLVTRIGKNSHSVLAVMKTLVHFGAPKNILVDGKPHLGTDRLVPLLRNFRQHLKGLGVNIMFGTRVGDLLVESGNVVGVEVSDSRSNLEFNSKKLGCDAVVLAVGHSARDIYQMLQSHDLNLAPKDFSVGLRIEHPQDLINSIQYSEFADEVRSGRGKVPVADYKVVKYINGKDVDTPFNLGAMRRSCYSFCMCPGGQVVLTSTDPSELCINGMSFSRRASKWANAAIVVTVSSKDFDALNFHGPLAGVEFQREFERRAATMGGGNFVVPVQTVTDFLENKLSGASVPPSSYRLGVKAAKLHELFPSYITEALQNSISMFDRELPGFISSTALLHGVETRTSSPIQIPRNPDTYESTSLKGLYPVGEGAGYAGGIVSAAVDGMYAGFSLAKSLNLYQGSVESVLGKAQNAGLANY; from the exons ATGGCTGCCACCTCCAAGCTCGTCCCCGTCCATCTCTCGCTCCCAAATCCCAACCCAAAACTCCCATTTTCCATTCCAAAGCCGCCCTCTTTCTCTGCTCCCAAACGCCTCTCCGTCCGATGCGCCAAGAGGTCCCAACGGACTGGAAAGCTGAAGTACCCATCCGAGAAGAAGAAGCTGCTCAACTCCAGACGCCAAACTCAGCTCGATGAAGCCGAGAAATTCCAAGGGCTTTGGCGGCTTTCCAATCTCGGCGTCAGTGTCCATAGAGACCCCGGAAAAGATTTTCTTGGCGTTTCAGAGGCCTTGCTTGAAGAAATCGCCAAAGTTCTTGAATTTCCG GTTGCTTCTATGCTGCCTCCTGAAGCCTTCTCAATTGTCCGGAAATCTTTTGATTCAAGGAAG CTGCTTAAGGAGCCCAAATTTGTATATATTGTAGACATGGATGTTAGTAAACTTTTGGATCTGGAACCTCGCACTGCAGACTTCATTTCCCGACTGGAACCCAAGGTTGGGTTAATAGAACATATGCCTCATGAGAGACTTTCTGGAGATATAATTAACATTGTTCGTGATTATAGAAGGATGAACAATGGGGCTTTCTCAAGAGAAGCTGGGCATGTTCAATTAAGTGAATCATACAAGTACCCAGCTACTAAAAAGCCAAAAGTAGCAGTTGTGGGTAGTGGGCCATCTGGGTTGTTTGCTTCTCTCGTGCTTGCAGAACTTGGTGCAGATGTTACACTAATAGAAAGAGGTCAAGCAGTTGAAAGGAGGGGGCGTGATATTGGAGCATTGGTAGTTCGGAGAGTTTTACAACTTGAAAGCAATTTTTGCTTTGGGGAG GGTGGTGCAGGTACTTGGAGTGACGGAAAGCTAGTAACTAGAATTGGAAAGAACAGTCACAGTGTTCTTGCT GTTATGAAGACATTAGTTCATTTTGGTGCTCCAAAGAATATCTTAGTTGATGGAAAGCCTCATTTAGGAACAGATAGATTGGTTCCGCTCTTGCGCAACTTCCGGCAACATTTAAAAGGACTGGGG GTTAATATCATGTTTGGAACAAGGGTAGGTGACTTGCTTGTAGAGAGTGGAAATGTGGTAGGAGTGGAAGTTTCTGATTCCAGATCCAACTTAGAGTTTAATAGCAAGAAGCTGGGATGTGATGCAGTTGTGCTTGCAGTTGGTCATTCTGCCCGTGACATATATCAAATGCTTCAATCTCATGATTTGAACCTGGCCCCTAAAGATTTTTCT GTTGGTTTGCGGATTGAGCATCCTCAAGACCTAATAAACAGCATACAG TACTCTGAATTTGCTGATGAAGTCCGCAGTGGACGTGGGAAAGTACCAGTTGCTGATTACAAGGTTGTCAAGTATATTAATGGAAAAGATGTGGATACACCCTTTAATCTGGGAGCTATGAGGCGGAGTTGTTATTCCTTCTGCATGTGTCCTGGTGGGCAG GTTGTTCTTACTAGTACAGATCCATCAGAACTATGTATCAACGGCATGTCATTCTCTCGACGAGCATCTAAGTGGGCAAATGCAGCAATAGTTGTTACTGTATCATCCAAGGATTTTGATGCTCTAAATTTCCATGGACCACTGGCAGGAGTTGAGTTCCAG AGGGAATTTGAGCGAAGAGCAGCAACCATGGGAGGGGGCAACTTTGTGGTGCCTGTACAAACAGTTACTGATTTTCTTGAGAACAAATTGTCAg GAGCATCTGTTCCACCATCAAGTTATCGATTGGGTGTGAAGGCAGCCAAACTCCATGAATTGTTCCCCAGCTATATAACGGAAGCTTTGCAAAATTCAATCTCAATGTTTGACAGAGAG TTGCCAGGATTTATCTCCAGCACTGCTCTTCTTCATGGAGTGGAG ACAAGAACCAGTTCTCCCATCCAGATTCCACGCAACCCTGACACATACGAAAGCACATCACTGAAAGGACTCTATCCGGTTGGAGAAGGAGCTGGTTATGCAGGCGGGATTGTTAGTGCAGCTGTGGATGGCATGTATGCTGGTTTTTCTCTGGCAAAAAGCCTAAATCTGTACCAAGGAAGCGTAGAATCGGTTCTGGGCAAGGCTCAAAATGCTGGTCTCGCGAATTATTGA
- the LOC127806917 gene encoding uncharacterized protein LOC127806917 yields MGNTSSMLTQYDIEEVQEHCDHTFSQQEIVSLYKRFCQLDRNGCGFISGDEFLSVPEFAVNPLTQRLLRMLDGLNFKEFVAFLSAFSSRASFQQKVEFIFKVYDSDGNGKVAFNDMLDVLRDLTGQFISERQREQVLLHVLEEAGYTKDSLLVPSDFVKILGNSGLEMEVEVPVD; encoded by the exons ATGGGCAATACATCTTCGATGCTCACTCAGTACGACATCGAAGAGGTTCAAGAGCACTGCGATCATACGT TTTCTCAGCAGGAGATTGTCTCGCTGTATAAGAGGTTCTGTCAGCTTGATCGGAATGGCTGCGGCTTCATATCTGGCGATGAGTTCCTGTCCGTTCCTGAATTTGCCGTCAATCCTCTCACTCAG AGATTGTTGAGGATGCTGGATGGAttgaattttaaagaatttGTAGCATTCTTGTCTGCATTCAGTTCTCGGGCAAGCTTCCAACAAAAAGTGGAAT TCATCTTCAAGGTTTATGATTCGGATGGCAATGGGAAGGTCGCATTTAATGATATGTTGGATGTTTTACGGGATTTGACTGGACAGTTTATATCTGAACGACAAAGGGAG CAAGTTCTTCTTCATGTGCTTGAGGAAGCAGGCTACACAAAGGATTCTTTGTTAGTTCCATCTGATTTTGTGAAG ATTTTGGGCAATTCTGGTTTGGAGATGGAGGTTGAGGTCCCAGTAGATTAA
- the LOC127805761 gene encoding uncharacterized protein LOC127805761 isoform X2 translates to MSESEIRDLKEALCAQQQLLQKLYNELEMEREASASAASEALSMILRLQGEKAVLKMESNQYKRLAEEKMCHAEEALEIFQDLIYQREMEVASLDYQVEAYRYKLLSLGCDDIGVFETKFPENLLLRNENLAVDTSTQRIERRRSMPPIQLKFSYQKKGALEKELTPSPDASSKIMEENMKYELDPQSSVEKKLDNSAVPDINTYWEQIRKLDERVREIKGVKPRSPSLVSEINTDLFFDPAKGPPSTKSTQIKHAETLLENEATADPSASANVYDVFEVPQAPENDKGSGGQMKQKSKLALEGNERPGRPGSFPQEAVKSYLKDETLRVRKIFSSPDKNTLGGPSEGAAVDCHLALAHPGIGIAKSHPKFQQLKRSEIMEVESGAARQGTSNSEELKLLKEIQHQLNSIESEIRSWKTKKSPPSNELPLVSLTEAMLHFWL, encoded by the exons ATGTCGGAAAGTGAGATCAGGGATCTAAAAGAAGCACTTTGCGCGCAGCAGCAACTTCTGCAAAAGCTATACAATGAGTTGGAAATGGAAAGAGAAGCCTCGGCTTCAGCAGCTAGTGAAGCTCTGTCAATGATATTACGATTGCAGGGAGAAAAGGCTGTATTGAAGATGGAATCGAATCAATACAAGAGATTGGCAGAAGAAAAGATGTGTCATGCAGAGGAAGCTCTAGAAATTTTTCAAGATCTCATCTACCAGAGGGAAATGGAGGTTGCTTCCTTGGATTACCAAGTTGAGGCTTACCGGTACAAACTACTAAGCTTGGGCTGTGATGATATAGGTgtttttgaaacaaaatttccTGAGAATTTGCTGCTAAGAAATGAAAACTTAGCTGTAGATACGAGTACTCAACGGATAGAGAGAAGGCGTTCTATGCCGCCTATTCAATTAAAATTCTCGTATCAAAAGAAGGGTGCTCTAGAAAAAGAACTCACTCCAAGCCCAGATGCGTCTTCGAAGATAATGGAGGAAAATATGAAGTATGAACTTGACCCTCAGAGTTCTGTCGAGAAAAAGTTGGACAATTCTGCCGTTCCAGACATTAATACGTATTGGGAACAGATCAGAAAGTTAGATGAACGGGTGAGGGAGATTAAAGGAGTTAAGCCTAGGTCTCCCTCATTAGTTTCAGAGATCAACACAGACTTGTTCTTCGATCCAGCAAAAGGTCCCCCAAGTACTAAATCTACTCAAATTAAACATGCTGAAACCTTGCTAGAAAATGAAGCAACTGCTGATCCGTCTGCTTCTGCAAATGTGTATGATGTATTTGAAGTCCCACAAGCTCCTGAAAATGACAAGGGCTCTGGAGGACAAATGAAGCAAAAGAGCAAATTGGCCTTGGAAGGTAATGAAAGGCCTGGAAGGCCAGGTTCTTTTCCTCAGGAGGCTGTTAAATCATATTTGAAAGATGAAACTCTACGCGTGAGGAAAATTTTTTCTTCCCCCGACAAGAACACATTGGGTGGACCAAGTGAAGGGGCTGCTGTTGATTGCCATTTGGCTCTTGCTCATCCAGGAATTGGAATTGCCAAATCTCACCCCAAGTTTCAACAGCTTAAGAGGTCAGAGATAATGGAGGTTGAGAGTGGTGCTGCCAGACAAGGAACTTCTAACAGTGAAGAACTGAAATTGTTGAAGGAGATACAGCATCAACTCAATTCGATAGAGTCTGAGATAAGGAGTTGGAAAACTAAGAAGTCCCCTCCATCGAATGAGTTGCCCCTAGTTTCTCTCACCGAG GCAATGCTACATTTTTGGCTATGA